AAAAAAAGGAATATTTTTACTTTAGTGTTCTTTCTTTGAGCCGTGCTCTTCATCAGGCATCGGTTCAAGATAAATGAGTTCGGCGCTGAGATCTTTGGCAATCTGCTCAATTTCAATTTTGCGGAAATGATTTGCTGCGATCTTCACTTTTTCCTCTTTGTCGCCAACTATTGCAACAACTCTGAACCTTGGCTGTTTTACGCCTTCCTTGATTTTTGACCTTTCTCGAACGTAGATTTTCATTTAATTCACACCCTTTATTCTGCTTAAACCACCTGTTATATCAGCTGGTTTGACATCTATACTTAAGTCTGATTACATATTAATATTGTGGTGATACGATGAAACAGAGATTTGAAATCCAAAATAAACTACAGGGAGAGACACTTGTCAGGAAAGGCCTGATGCATGAGAGATCCGGTGTTAAACAGATAAAAATAGCCCCTGAATTAAATGTAATAAAAATAGGCGGGCACGGAACGATAGATTTTGGTGCCGAAGTTGTGCTCCCGCTTTTGGATGAGATAGGCGAACTTTCAAAGAAGCACCAGATATTAATTGCAACCGGGGGGGGTGTTCGTGTCCGCCATATAATGGATATTGGAATTGACCTTGGGATGCCTACAGGAATTCTTGCAGAGCTTTCAGGCACTGTAAGTGAACAGAATGCAATAATGGTTGCCACAGTTATGGCAAAATACAAGGCTGTTCATATCAGCAATGATGATCTCCTGGATATTCCCATGCTGATAAACATGGGTCAGCTTCCGGTAATGAGAGGAACTCCCATATTCGGCCTTTATGAAACTCCATCTCCGGTCGGGCCTATTCCCCAGCACAGGACAGATACCGGGGCGTTTCTTGCAGCAGAAGTACTCGGTGCAAAAAGGTGCATACTTGTCAAAAACGTAGACGGCTTATACGCGGAAAATCCATTTATGAATCCGGATGCTGAATTGATTCGTGAGATAAAAGCCGATGAACTGCTGGAAATGAATCTCGAAGATCTGGTTTTAGAAGAAAAAGCTGTGGAAGCTCTTAGTAATGCAAAGAATATACATGAAATCAGGATTGTCAATGGTCATGTGAGAGGCAATATTGAAAAAGCCTTAAACGATGAAAACTGCGGTACAATAATAAGAAGATAATTAGATTTAATCTAAATCGCGGTCCGTAAAAGTTTTAATAATATAATATCAGGGAAAATATCAGGATTATTTATGATATTATTATTTTTGTCAGTTGTATTCGTATATGCAGCACTATGCATAACAGCACAGCCTGTGAAATATGATGCATCAGTGGTTAATATTACAGAAAAAGGCGAAGATACTCAGGGATATATAAAAACATCCTCCGGCAGGATCTGGTTTAAAATCGCCGGAATAAACAGCAAAAAAACACCCCTTCTTCTCCTTAACGGAGGGCCGGGAGTATCACATGATTATTTTGAGCCGCTTTTGGTTCTTTCTGATGAAAGACCGGTTATTTTTTATGACCCGCTCGGATGCGGGAATTCTGATAAACCCGGCGATATGTCCCAATATTCGGTTGAATCCTACGTAAAGGAGGTGGGAGAGGTAAGGTCTGCACTCGGGCTTTCTGATGTTCATATTCTCGGACAGTCGTGGGGCGGAGGCCTTGCAGCGGCATACTTCATTTCAGAAAAACCGGAGGGTGTAAAAAGCCTGATTCTTTCATCTCCCCTTCTGGATACAAAAAGGTGGATCTCTGATCAGAAATCTTACCTCTCAGAGATGCCTGAGAATATTCAGGAGATTGTTCGTATTGCAGAGGAGACCGGCGTTTATGATTCTGAAGATTATCAGGATGCACTGAATGAGTATTACTCGCTTCATCTTTGCAGGCTTGACCCCTGGCCGCCTCTGTTTATAGACTCCCTTGAAAAGCTTTCGATATCTGTTTATATGCATATGTGGGGGCCAAGTGAGTTTACGTGCACGGGAACACTTCAGTCGTTTAATTTAACAGCAAATCTCTCTGAGATTGGTGTGCCCGTTCTGTTCATCTGCGGTGAGTACGACGAGGCAACACCTTCGGCAATCAGTCATTTCGCAGGTTTTGTGGACAATTCACAGATTCTGATTATAAAAGATGCATCACATCTGAACCATATCGAAAAAACAGACGAATATGTAAAGGCTGTAAGAGAGTTTCTCGGAGATTTGGATTGAGAAAGAGATTTCCAAATTATACGCCTGCGCCAAAAGCACCTGCGGAAGAGCCAATTTGATGAAGGGGATTTATTTAAATTTCTGGAAATGCTGATGGATGTCCGGGGGGCGTTTGATGCAGGCGGGAAGGTGGTCATACATGTTTCATGCGGTGATATTGCAGGTGTTGATATAAAAGGCTTAATTCTGACAGTTTACGGTGGATGGCCCCGAACCTGTTGAAATCTGAAGGCCAAAACTGCAAAAAATATGGAACTTCCCATGAAATGCCACCTGCGTTTTCCAATGAGTGGGGGAGGTTTATGACTCAGAAATATTTACAGGGTTTCGGGGTGGGTGGCAAACAGGGGCAGGGGATTTTTTTGGATAGCAAAATATGAATATTACTAATATCAAAAATATTTTGAGCCTTCATTAATAAGTTCTTATTTTTGGAGATATTCTGAATTTAATGTTATAATCTTCTAATTTTAATTTCACTAAAAAAAGGCGCACAAATATGTGAAAAGACACCTGATTTTTTGTCATAAAGAGTAATACTTTATACCTGATGTCGTAACACGGAGATCAAAAATACATCAAATTCGCTTTTGATATTTGAAATTAACCTTTATACCCAAACTATTTTTTTACAATTATATTGCTTCATATTAGGAATGCTTATATTCTGAGTTCAAGATAATGTACCTTTGTCCCATGCGGGGACGTGCAGTAGTGACTACCAATATTAACGACAGCATCTGCTGTCATCATTCAGTGAAAGAAAAGCATTGCACATAATGGGTATAGGAGGAAAAAAATATGGCAAAATATTCCGACACAATCGATCTTTATTCAGACGACGGAAAAGTTCTGAAAAGCAACGTTTCTCTCGAGAAAATAAGCCCGCTTGTCAATCCGGCAACATTAAAGCTTATTGATCTTACAAAGAGAAGCATTGCAGTAAACCTTGGCGGCATTGAGGCAGCACTCAAGACCGGCAAGCTTGGAAAAGGCGGCGTAATCATGGGCCGTGAACTCGACCTTCCAATCATGGACAACAAGGATGCAATTGTTGCCAAGATTAAGGAAATGGTTGATGTTGTAGGTGGCGAAACTGTTGTAAACGAGTACAAGGGCGGACAGCTCCTTCTCGTAGAAGTGCCAAAGGCACGTATTGATGGTGCATCCACATATGATGCGGCAATTACATCAGTTGCAGCAGCAACAACATATGCAATCGTTGACCAGTTCAACGTCAGCATGTTTGATGCATCTGCAGTAAAAGCAGCAACATTTGGTGCTTACCCCCACACAATGGATATGGAAGGAGCACTTGTATCATCAATCCTTTCAAACCCACAGAATAACGAAGGTCTTGGATACGCTCTTCGTAACATTGGTGCAAACCACTATGTTATGATGACCGGCAGAAATGCAATGCAGGGTGCAGCACTTGCATCAACCCTTGAGACAGCAGGAGAGTTTGAGATGGGCGGTGCAATCGGTCCGTTCGAGCGCCACATGCTTCTCCAATACGCATACCAGGGTCTTAACGCAAACAACCTTGTATACGAACTCGTAAAGGAGAACGGTCAGACAGGAACTATCGGTACAGTCGTACAGTCTCTTGTTGCAAAAGCAATTGAGGACAAGGTAATCGTTCCTGGAAAGAAGGGCGGCTACTTCCAGTTCTATGACACAAAGGATCCAATGATGTGGAACGCATATGCAGCAGCAGGTACACTTGCAGCAACCATGGTAAACTGTGGTGCAGGACGTTTCGCTCAGGCAGTATCCTCAACACTTCTTTACTTCAACGATCTTCTTGAGCACGAGACAGGACTTCCTGCAACAGACTTTGGTCGTGTAATGGGTACAGCTGTTGGTTTCTCATTCTTCAGCCACTCAATCTACGGTGGTGGAGGTCCAGGTATCTTCAACGGAAACCACGTTGTAACACGCCACGCAAACGGCTGTGGTATCCCATGTATTGTTGCAGCCTGTGCACTTGATGCAGGTACACAGATGTTCACACCTGAGGGAACATCCGCAGTAATGGGCCAGACCTATGGTCAGATCCCAGAGTTCAACAAGCCAATCCAGCAGATCGCAAACGGCGTCTGAATAGATTGAAATTTACAGATTGGAATGACACAAAGCCAGTATCCCCAGTGCAGGGCAGTTCCGCTCCGCATGTTGTCGCCGGTGACTGCCGAAAAATTTCTAAATGCGGTAGTTAAGGTTCCGGGAATCAGGAGGATGACCATAAACGGTCCTTCCCTTCCTGCCCTTGTACCTTATGGTCCAGCAAGAGGAAAAGAGAACAAAAACTCCAACAGGCGTGCCATAAAAGTTGGCAATGCTGAAATGGAGCTTCGTGTTCAGGTTGGAATGGTAATATTCGAGGTTGAAGACAAGACTGTAATAGAAAAGATCCGTGAAGTCTGTAATGAATTCTTTAAAGATTTCAAATGTCAGGTCCAGGAGGGCAAGTTTATGAAAACCAGCCCGACTGTTTCAGATTACTGCAAATACGGTCCTGATGCAGACGAATCTGTACTTGGTCTTTCTGATCCGAGAAAAAAAGACGGTCCTGTAATTATACAGAGTTTAAGATAAAATGCCACTTGGTCGTGTAACACAGGTAGTAGACTGCCGTGAAAGTATGGGCATGGGAAAAGGCGGAGGCCTCGCACAGCGTGGCACAATATCCGAATGCCGCCATCCTGATGTCATAGTGGTAGGTATGTCTCCTGGAAGACGACATGTGACAAAACCTGTATGCGATATCACATCAGGACTCAGAAGAGAAGGTGTCGAATTTTCGGTCAGCACTCTTGTGCTTAATGCCGGAAGCGGCGTCCCTTCTGATGCACCAAAGATTGCAGGCTCTGTTCTGGGAGCCTATTTCGGTGTGAGCGACAAGGAAGTTGCCCAGATAGAGCAGCATAAGGTGGCAATTCTTCATCATGGAAATGTTCGTTCCCATGTTGTGGAAAAAGTCCGCAAAATTCTCTCACAATGTAATATCGATGCAATCGTGGTATCGCAGGCCCCAATAGACTATGAAGACCTTGCAAAAGTAGGCGTAAAAACTGCCTATGTTTATCCTGACAAGGAAAATATTCGCACAAAAGGAAGGGTTGTGGCAATAATAAGCGGGGTTACCCGTGGACAGACGCCACCCAGAGAAAAGCTGGCTGAAGTAATTTCGGCTGTAATGAATGTGATGAAAAATAACATTTAAGGTGAAATAAAATGGCATACAAACCACAGTACGGTCCAGGTACATCAATTGTCGCCGCAAACAGGCGCAAACAGATGGACCCGACCCAGAAACTTGAAAAGGTTCGTGATGTGACAGATGAAGACATAGTTCTCATTCTTGGTCACCGTGCACCAGGTTCAGCATACCCGACAGCACACCCGCCCCTTGCAGAACAGCAGGAGCCTGACTGTCCAATCAGAAAGATTGTAAAACCAACCGAAGGAGCAAAGGCAGGAGACCGTGTCCGTTATATTCAGTTCGCTGATTCAATGTTCAACGCACCATCCCAGCCATACCAGCGTACATACTCAGAATGCTACCGCTTCCGTGGTATTGACCCGGGAACACTCTCCGGACGTCAGATTGTCGAGTGCCGTGAGCGTGACCTCGAACAGTACGCAAAATTCTTAATTGAGACAGAAATGTTTGACCCTGCACTGGTATCATGCCGTGGTGCAACAGTTCACGGTCACTCACTCCGTCTTGCAGAAGATGGAATGATGTTTGATATGCTCCAGCGTTGTATCCTCGGTGACGATGGCATCGTAAGATACGTAAAAGACCAGATTGGTGAGCCACTCGACCGTGAGGTTGCAGTCGGAAAGCCAATGGGTGACGAATGGATAAAAGCACACTCAACAATCTTCCACTCACTTGTTGGTGTTTCATACCGTGATGATGCAGAGTACGTTGAATATATCCAGCGTATCCATGCGCTAAGGACAAAATACGGCTTTATGCCAAAGGAGGAGTGATTTAAATGGGAAAAATTGAGAGATCACAGAAGCTTTTCCTTAACGCACTTAAAGAGAAGTTCCAGGGAGAAGACCCTGAATCAGTAAAGACCGCATTCTACAACTTCAATGGTGTCCGCCAGTCCCCACGTAAGCGTGAGTTTATGGCAGCAACAAAGGGCATCGAGATGAAGCGTGGAATTTCCATGTATGACCCTGAACACTGCCACCTTGGTGGTATCCCTATGGGTCAGAGACAGCTCATGACCTACGAAGTATCCGGAACAGATGTCTTCGTAGAGGGAGATGACTTACACTTTGTAAACAACGCCGCAATGCAGCAGTTCTGGGATGACATCAGAAGAACTGTTATTGTCGGAATGGATCTTGCACACGCAACACTCCAGAAGCGTCTTGGAAAGGAAGTTACTCCTGAAACAATCAACGAGTATCTCCACATCTTAAACCACGCAATGCCTGGCGCAGCTGTCGTTCAGGAACACATGGTTGAGACACACCCTGGTCTTGTCGATGACTGTTACGTCAAAGTCTTCACAGGCGACGACGAGATGGCAGACGACATCGAGCCACAGTTCTTAATCAACGTAGAAAAACTCTTCCCTGCAGAGCAGGCAGAAGTTCTTAAGAAGAACGTCGGCAAGTCAATGTACCAGGCAATCCACATCCCAACAACAGTCTCAAGGACTTGTGATGGTGGAACAACCTCCAGATGGTCTGCAATGCAGATCGGTATGTCATTCATCGCTGCATACAGAATGTGTGCCGGTGAAGCGGCAGTAGCTGACCTTTCATTCGCAGCAAAACACGCTGGTGTAGTTCAGATGGCTTCCCACCTGCCTGCACGCCGTGCACGTGGTCCAAATGAGCCTGGAGGAATTAAATTCGGTCTGTTCTCTGATATCATTCAGGCAAACCGTAAATATCCAAAAGACCCGGCAAAGGCATCCTTAGAGGTTGTCGGTGCAGGAACAATGCTCTTTGACCAGATCTGGCTCGGATCATACATGTCCGGTGGTGTCGGATTTACACAGTATGCAACAGCGGCATACACAGACAACATCCTCGACGAGTTCACATACTACGGTATGGACTACATCAAAGACAAATATGGTGTAGACTACACTCACCCAGACCCCGCAAAGATTGTCAAGCCAACACAGGAAGTTGTAAACGACATCGCAACAGAGGTAAACCTCAATGCTATGGAGCAGTACGAACAGTACCCGACAATGATGGAAGACCACTTTGGTGGTTCACAGCGTGCCGGTGTAATGGCGGCAGCATGTGGTCTCTCCTGTTCAATTGCAACCGGAAACTCAAATGCAGGTCTTAACGGATGGTACCTTTCAATGCTTATGCACAAGGAAGGATGGTCACGTCTCGGATTCTTCGGATACGATCTTCAGGACCAGTGTGGTTCAGCAAACTCCCTTTCAATGGAGCCTGACCGCGGTCTGATTGGAGAACTTCGTGGACCAAACTATCCAAACTACGCAATGAACGTAGGACACCAGGGAGAATACGCAGCTATCGTCGCTGCGGCTCACTACGGCCGTGGCGATGCATTCTGTTTCAACCCGCTTGTAAAGATTACATTCGCAGATCCGTCACTGAAATTCGACTTTGCAGAACCGCGCCGCGAGTTCGCAAAGGGAGCAATCCGCGAGTTCATGCCTGCCGGAGAGCGCTCACTGATCATACCTGCAAGGTAAGATCAACACAATATTTTTTTTCTTAGATCAAAAAAATCAGTATAAGTCTGATTATATCCCAATCGGCGTCTGATAATCTGTTTTTTTCCGGACAATCCTTTCGAAAGCTTTAATTAACTACTTAACGACTTATTTTTGAATCCAAAAAGGGTTTCGTGAAACGTGTATCTCTGGTGCATGTAGCACACAGGAGGATGCCTTAATGGAAGAGTTACTATTTGGCATCGGTATAAGCGCTGTTGCAGGCGCTCTTGCCACTGTTTCCGGTGCTGCGGAGGATACTGAATCTGATATAGGATCACAGGGTGATCCAAACTCACAGGTTCAGCTTGCTCCGCAAATGGGGTATATTCATCGTATTTATAGCAAAGCTATCTCTGGTGAACCCCCTGCATACGGTTTATGGTGTGCGTTAGGAGCTGGCCTTGCATGGGCGCTGATGGCGATTAACTATAATCCGGTTCTTGCTATAGTCTTAGGTTCGGCTATAGCTGTGTTTGTACAGGGTGTATATGCAACCACAGCATATCTGGGCAGGACTGCAAGTCTGGCAAAATTTGAACAGCCGGTTTACATTGACTTAATTAAGTCAGTTACAACCGTGACCATGGCACATGCGTTTATTGCAATATTCACATGTGTATCAATGTGTTTCCTTATGGTAAACGCACTCGGACATCCTTTCCCGCTCCCGCTTCTGGGACTTGTATGGGGTATTGCTCTCGGAGCCGCAGGCTCTGCAACAGGCAACCCGTTCTATGGAAAGGAACGCCAGTACCAGTCTCAGAAGTTTGGTGCAGGTGTCCCTATCTCTGCATCCGGTAACATCGTCCGATATGCAGAGGCAGGCCAGCGCAGTTCACTTGACAACGGATGGTTCACCTCAAAGATGGGTGGCCCTGCATCAGGTGTCTGTTTTGGTCTTATTGTATTCCTTGAACTGTGGCGTACAATCTTCTTCGAAGAGTTCGCAAACGGTTGGGGTGCAATAATTGCAGGTATAGTATTGATTCTCATCTTCATGATAATCGACAGAATGGTTGAGAAATGGGCACGCAGAACATACGGCCCGTACACAGAAGAAAAAACTGAGGAGGCTTCAGCATGAGCGCACTTGGAGGAGCACATGCAGGCGGAGACGGAATTAATCCGGTAGCGGCAGTTATTGGTATTATAATTCTTATCCTGGCAGTTGGTGTAATGTATTACGTCGCACCCGGCATGGCTTTCATGGCATTAATCGGTGTAATCATCGGTGGTCTTCTCATTGGTTTTGGTGTACACTTTGTTCCTGTCGGAGGAGCTCCGGCGGCTATGGGTCAGTCACCAGGTATTGCTACCGGTGTTACAATGCTTGCCGCTGGTGCCGGTCTTGCCGGTCTCTTTGGCGGTGCATGGGCAGCCGAGCTTGGCTTTGGTGTCGCACTCGCAGGCGGAGCAATTGGTGGCGGTCTTATGATGGCAATCACCTGTTTAATGGTCAATGTAGTCTACGTTTTTGCAATGGGTATTCCCGCGGCATCAGGTAAGGTTGCAAAAGACCCGATTACAGGCGATACATTTGAGGCATACAAGTCACAGGGTACAGAAGGACACGGTTTACCATTCATCTCCTATGTAGGCGGTGTAATTGGCGGTATGCTTGGTGGTCTTGGCGGTACGCTCATTT
The genomic region above belongs to Methanomicrobium antiquum and contains:
- a CDS encoding uridylate kinase, which encodes MKQRFEIQNKLQGETLVRKGLMHERSGVKQIKIAPELNVIKIGGHGTIDFGAEVVLPLLDEIGELSKKHQILIATGGGVRVRHIMDIGIDLGMPTGILAELSGTVSEQNAIMVATVMAKYKAVHISNDDLLDIPMLINMGQLPVMRGTPIFGLYETPSPVGPIPQHRTDTGAFLAAEVLGAKRCILVKNVDGLYAENPFMNPDAELIREIKADELLEMNLEDLVLEEKAVEALSNAKNIHEIRIVNGHVRGNIEKALNDENCGTIIRR
- a CDS encoding proline iminopeptidase-family hydrolase, which translates into the protein MILLFLSVVFVYAALCITAQPVKYDASVVNITEKGEDTQGYIKTSSGRIWFKIAGINSKKTPLLLLNGGPGVSHDYFEPLLVLSDERPVIFYDPLGCGNSDKPGDMSQYSVESYVKEVGEVRSALGLSDVHILGQSWGGGLAAAYFISEKPEGVKSLILSSPLLDTKRWISDQKSYLSEMPENIQEIVRIAEETGVYDSEDYQDALNEYYSLHLCRLDPWPPLFIDSLEKLSISVYMHMWGPSEFTCTGTLQSFNLTANLSEIGVPVLFICGEYDEATPSAISHFAGFVDNSQILIIKDASHLNHIEKTDEYVKAVREFLGDLD
- the mcrB gene encoding coenzyme-B sulfoethylthiotransferase subunit beta, which encodes MAKYSDTIDLYSDDGKVLKSNVSLEKISPLVNPATLKLIDLTKRSIAVNLGGIEAALKTGKLGKGGVIMGRELDLPIMDNKDAIVAKIKEMVDVVGGETVVNEYKGGQLLLVEVPKARIDGASTYDAAITSVAAATTYAIVDQFNVSMFDASAVKAATFGAYPHTMDMEGALVSSILSNPQNNEGLGYALRNIGANHYVMMTGRNAMQGAALASTLETAGEFEMGGAIGPFERHMLLQYAYQGLNANNLVYELVKENGQTGTIGTVVQSLVAKAIEDKVIVPGKKGGYFQFYDTKDPMMWNAYAAAGTLAATMVNCGAGRFAQAVSSTLLYFNDLLEHETGLPATDFGRVMGTAVGFSFFSHSIYGGGGPGIFNGNHVVTRHANGCGIPCIVAACALDAGTQMFTPEGTSAVMGQTYGQIPEFNKPIQQIANGV
- the mcrD gene encoding methyl-coenzyme M reductase operon protein D; this translates as MTQSQYPQCRAVPLRMLSPVTAEKFLNAVVKVPGIRRMTINGPSLPALVPYGPARGKENKNSNRRAIKVGNAEMELRVQVGMVIFEVEDKTVIEKIREVCNEFFKDFKCQVQEGKFMKTSPTVSDYCKYGPDADESVLGLSDPRKKDGPVIIQSLR
- the mcrC gene encoding methyl-coenzyme M reductase I operon protein C, whose amino-acid sequence is MPLGRVTQVVDCRESMGMGKGGGLAQRGTISECRHPDVIVVGMSPGRRHVTKPVCDITSGLRREGVEFSVSTLVLNAGSGVPSDAPKIAGSVLGAYFGVSDKEVAQIEQHKVAILHHGNVRSHVVEKVRKILSQCNIDAIVVSQAPIDYEDLAKVGVKTAYVYPDKENIRTKGRVVAIISGVTRGQTPPREKLAEVISAVMNVMKNNI
- the mcrG gene encoding coenzyme-B sulfoethylthiotransferase subunit gamma gives rise to the protein MAYKPQYGPGTSIVAANRRKQMDPTQKLEKVRDVTDEDIVLILGHRAPGSAYPTAHPPLAEQQEPDCPIRKIVKPTEGAKAGDRVRYIQFADSMFNAPSQPYQRTYSECYRFRGIDPGTLSGRQIVECRERDLEQYAKFLIETEMFDPALVSCRGATVHGHSLRLAEDGMMFDMLQRCILGDDGIVRYVKDQIGEPLDREVAVGKPMGDEWIKAHSTIFHSLVGVSYRDDAEYVEYIQRIHALRTKYGFMPKEE
- the mcrA gene encoding coenzyme-B sulfoethylthiotransferase subunit alpha, encoding MGKIERSQKLFLNALKEKFQGEDPESVKTAFYNFNGVRQSPRKREFMAATKGIEMKRGISMYDPEHCHLGGIPMGQRQLMTYEVSGTDVFVEGDDLHFVNNAAMQQFWDDIRRTVIVGMDLAHATLQKRLGKEVTPETINEYLHILNHAMPGAAVVQEHMVETHPGLVDDCYVKVFTGDDEMADDIEPQFLINVEKLFPAEQAEVLKKNVGKSMYQAIHIPTTVSRTCDGGTTSRWSAMQIGMSFIAAYRMCAGEAAVADLSFAAKHAGVVQMASHLPARRARGPNEPGGIKFGLFSDIIQANRKYPKDPAKASLEVVGAGTMLFDQIWLGSYMSGGVGFTQYATAAYTDNILDEFTYYGMDYIKDKYGVDYTHPDPAKIVKPTQEVVNDIATEVNLNAMEQYEQYPTMMEDHFGGSQRAGVMAAACGLSCSIATGNSNAGLNGWYLSMLMHKEGWSRLGFFGYDLQDQCGSANSLSMEPDRGLIGELRGPNYPNYAMNVGHQGEYAAIVAAAHYGRGDAFCFNPLVKITFADPSLKFDFAEPRREFAKGAIREFMPAGERSLIIPAR
- the mtrE gene encoding tetrahydromethanopterin S-methyltransferase subunit E, translating into MEELLFGIGISAVAGALATVSGAAEDTESDIGSQGDPNSQVQLAPQMGYIHRIYSKAISGEPPAYGLWCALGAGLAWALMAINYNPVLAIVLGSAIAVFVQGVYATTAYLGRTASLAKFEQPVYIDLIKSVTTVTMAHAFIAIFTCVSMCFLMVNALGHPFPLPLLGLVWGIALGAAGSATGNPFYGKERQYQSQKFGAGVPISASGNIVRYAEAGQRSSLDNGWFTSKMGGPASGVCFGLIVFLELWRTIFFEEFANGWGAIIAGIVLILIFMIIDRMVEKWARRTYGPYTEEKTEEASA
- the mtrD gene encoding tetrahydromethanopterin S-methyltransferase subunit D, which gives rise to MSALGGAHAGGDGINPVAAVIGIIILILAVGVMYYVAPGMAFMALIGVIIGGLLIGFGVHFVPVGGAPAAMGQSPGIATGVTMLAAGAGLAGLFGGAWAAELGFGVALAGGAIGGGLMMAITCLMVNVVYVFAMGIPAASGKVAKDPITGDTFEAYKSQGTEGHGLPFISYVGGVIGGMLGGLGGTLIYLELLAVYEHYLPTVLDASAEQILPLAVGMAGIFAVGMFLINAVLAAYNITGTIEGPHDPKFKRFPRAVVGCAVASAVCGLLAIIMVIM